In the genome of Flexistipes sinusarabici DSM 4947, one region contains:
- a CDS encoding FAD-linked oxidase C-terminal domain-containing protein, giving the protein MKKNVLKKFQKIVGKGNCFISPEETSGYCFDAFAKSNVFPEVVVAPENAECIPEIIRLCNEENLAVVTRGAGTNLSGGTLPFEGSCVLLTTKLNKIKEINKADHYAVVEAGVITTDIANAAVKAGLFYPPDPGSMNISTVGGNVAENAGGLRGLKYGVTKDYLMGLTLFDAEANKVIGGGRTVKQVTGFNLPGLFAGSEGLLGIMTEFVLKLIPPPESSRSMLVIYENILKACDTVSEIIAENILPATMELMDNFTIKTVEEATAIGLPVDAGALLLLEIDGHHVQVADEFEKVKYICEKNGGHLKTAEDEESKNKIWEARRKALSSLARLKPTLILEDATVPRSKISSMMSSIMDISRRYEITIGTFGHAGDGNLHPTILTDKRDKEEMLRVEKAVDDIFSVALNLGGTLSGEHGVGTAKAKYLEMEYGSGTVKFMKNLKKGVDAGNVLNPGKMGL; this is encoded by the coding sequence TTGAAAAAAAATGTGCTGAAAAAGTTCCAGAAGATTGTTGGCAAAGGGAACTGTTTTATCTCCCCTGAGGAAACATCAGGTTACTGTTTTGATGCTTTTGCTAAAAGTAATGTTTTCCCTGAGGTTGTAGTTGCCCCCGAAAATGCAGAGTGTATCCCTGAAATTATCAGGTTGTGTAATGAAGAAAATCTGGCTGTTGTCACACGAGGGGCAGGGACAAATCTAAGCGGAGGAACGCTACCTTTTGAAGGCAGCTGCGTCCTGCTTACAACGAAGCTTAACAAAATAAAAGAGATAAATAAGGCTGATCATTATGCCGTAGTTGAAGCCGGTGTTATAACAACTGATATTGCAAATGCTGCAGTAAAAGCGGGTCTTTTTTATCCGCCGGATCCCGGCAGCATGAATATTTCCACAGTTGGAGGAAATGTGGCGGAGAATGCCGGTGGACTCAGAGGCTTAAAGTACGGTGTTACAAAAGACTATCTGATGGGGCTTACACTTTTTGATGCTGAAGCTAATAAGGTTATAGGCGGAGGCAGAACTGTAAAACAGGTTACAGGATTTAATCTGCCGGGACTTTTTGCAGGCTCGGAAGGCCTTTTGGGAATTATGACAGAATTTGTGTTGAAACTGATTCCACCGCCGGAGAGTTCCCGGTCAATGCTTGTCATATATGAAAATATTCTAAAAGCATGTGACACCGTTTCAGAGATAATTGCTGAGAATATACTTCCGGCCACAATGGAGCTAATGGATAATTTTACCATCAAAACAGTGGAGGAAGCCACGGCAATAGGTCTGCCGGTTGATGCGGGTGCGCTGTTGCTGCTGGAGATTGACGGACATCATGTACAAGTGGCTGATGAGTTTGAGAAAGTGAAATATATTTGTGAGAAAAACGGCGGGCATCTGAAAACAGCGGAAGATGAAGAATCCAAAAATAAAATATGGGAAGCCAGGCGAAAGGCTTTGAGCAGTCTTGCGAGATTAAAACCGACGCTTATTCTTGAGGATGCAACCGTTCCCAGAAGCAAAATTTCCTCCATGATGTCTTCTATTATGGATATTTCCAGAAGATATGAAATTACTATAGGTACTTTCGGCCACGCCGGTGACGGCAACCTTCACCCGACAATTCTTACCGATAAAAGAGATAAGGAAGAGATGCTGCGTGTTGAGAAAGCAGTGGATGATATTTTCTCCGTTGCACTGAACCTCGGAGGTACACTCAGCGGAGAACATGGGGTAGGCACTGCAAAAGCCAAATATCTGGAAATGGAATACGGCAGCGGTACAGTAAAATTTATGAAGAATCTAAAAAAAGGTGTAGATGCAGGAAATGTTTTGAATCCAGGGAAAATGGGTTTATAA
- a CDS encoding (Fe-S)-binding protein — MEDLVKELKELEELVIKCMKCGTCQAHCPLYKKDFFEQSVARGKISMIESVYEGNLKDASRILKYIDYCLMCGRCKNNCPSGVKTDEIFLRAKSALRKVEKLPSWGKFVLKIVMEKPELLSRISPLMHIGLKFGSKQVKDDVFKPLFGLYSRNVASFAKKSFCDDYAGFHQAENEKLRVIFYPGCAVNYMYKHWGETIVKLLKKLNVSVYVPDVNKCCGIPAATLGDMELYAKMVDENRRLFKSLDAGYVITCCPTCSYGLFDMGETVAHETFDKKEMDILVFLKEVIGLSPKQLTLEKTSLHIPCHYNHSEDALLKNLITDISENYYELKDQSCCGFGGTFNLKNYDSSKNIVKNKTVEVREEKVKKLFTPCPGCAMQLTDGIIREGGEADVLHPVELIYRGLIDSDVSEDKTEEN; from the coding sequence ATGGAAGATCTTGTAAAGGAACTCAAAGAGCTGGAAGAGCTTGTTATAAAGTGTATGAAATGCGGTACATGTCAGGCTCACTGTCCGCTGTACAAAAAGGATTTCTTTGAGCAGTCTGTTGCCCGCGGCAAAATATCGATGATAGAGTCGGTATATGAAGGTAATTTAAAAGACGCTTCCCGTATTTTAAAATACATTGATTACTGCTTGATGTGCGGCAGGTGTAAAAATAACTGTCCCAGCGGTGTCAAAACTGATGAAATTTTTCTAAGAGCAAAAAGCGCTTTGCGAAAAGTTGAAAAGCTGCCTTCCTGGGGCAAATTTGTTTTAAAGATAGTCATGGAGAAACCTGAACTGCTGTCCAGAATATCTCCGCTTATGCATATAGGATTAAAATTCGGCAGTAAGCAGGTGAAAGATGATGTGTTTAAACCGTTATTCGGTTTATATTCACGTAATGTTGCTTCCTTTGCTAAAAAAAGCTTTTGTGACGATTATGCCGGTTTCCATCAAGCGGAAAATGAAAAATTGCGCGTTATCTTTTATCCCGGGTGTGCAGTAAATTATATGTACAAACATTGGGGAGAGACTATTGTAAAGTTGCTGAAAAAACTGAATGTATCGGTATATGTTCCTGATGTGAATAAGTGCTGTGGTATTCCTGCTGCAACTTTAGGTGATATGGAACTCTACGCCAAAATGGTTGATGAAAACAGACGGCTTTTTAAAAGTCTTGATGCAGGGTATGTTATAACATGCTGTCCCACATGTTCATATGGCCTGTTTGACATGGGGGAAACGGTTGCACATGAAACGTTTGATAAAAAAGAGATGGATATCCTGGTATTTTTAAAAGAAGTGATAGGCTTATCACCGAAGCAATTGACTTTAGAGAAGACTTCACTGCATATACCATGTCACTACAATCACTCCGAAGATGCACTTCTGAAAAACCTTATAACTGATATTTCTGAAAATTATTACGAACTGAAAGATCAGTCCTGCTGTGGTTTTGGCGGTACTTTTAATTTGAAGAATTACGATTCGTCAAAAAATATTGTTAAAAATAAGACTGTAGAAGTTCGTGAAGAGAAGGTCAAAAAGTTGTTTACACCTTGTCCCGGCTGTGCTATGCAATTAACCGATGGTATAATTCGTGAGGGCGGCGAGGCGGATGTTTTACATCCTGTTGAGCTTATTTACAGGGGGCTGATCGATTCAGATGTTTCAGAAGATAAAACCGAAGAGAATTAG
- a CDS encoding FadR/GntR family transcriptional regulator: protein MFQKIKPKRISDEIYFQIRDLILNGELKPGQKLPPERELAESMSVSRPSLREALNKLVAQGYLEQVQGGGTYVKSITATSIDNAIEEFVKRDDAIFDLMEVRKILETWAAYAAAERASEKEINNMFEFLEEMRIAKEHGQIGYISDTNFHFAISHATHNVLLVHVMNNIYQWIERVSYEIRSRMHNKPDSHELLFRHHTDIFNAIKSKDHNLAYGKMLVHMNYIEQELERIFNKGKQKESLEDS, encoded by the coding sequence ATGTTTCAGAAGATAAAACCGAAGAGAATTAGTGACGAAATATATTTTCAAATAAGGGATTTGATTTTAAACGGTGAGCTTAAACCCGGTCAGAAACTTCCTCCTGAAAGGGAGCTGGCCGAGAGTATGAGTGTGAGCAGGCCTTCCCTGAGAGAGGCTCTGAACAAGCTGGTTGCACAGGGATATCTGGAGCAGGTTCAGGGCGGCGGAACGTATGTTAAATCCATAACAGCCACATCAATCGATAATGCCATTGAAGAGTTTGTAAAACGTGATGATGCCATTTTTGATCTTATGGAAGTACGTAAGATACTGGAAACATGGGCGGCTTATGCAGCTGCAGAAAGGGCTTCTGAAAAAGAAATTAATAACATGTTTGAATTTCTGGAAGAGATGAGAATAGCCAAAGAGCACGGTCAAATCGGCTATATTTCCGATACAAATTTTCATTTTGCCATTTCCCATGCAACCCATAACGTGCTGCTTGTTCACGTAATGAATAATATTTATCAGTGGATTGAGCGTGTCAGTTATGAGATTAGATCAAGAATGCATAACAAGCCGGACAGCCACGAACTGCTTTTCAGACATCATACTGATATATTTAATGCTATAAAGTCAAAAGATCACAACCTTGCTTATGGCAAAATGCTTGTTCATATGAATTATATAGAGCAGGAACTGGAAAGAATATTTAATAAAGGTAAACAAAAAGAAAGTCTCGAAGATTCTTGA